In Chitinophaga nivalis, a single genomic region encodes these proteins:
- a CDS encoding TonB-dependent receptor yields the protein MMHKKLALLGAGLVGCSVAFAQQAAPPEDTSHTWVMTTPLTQIVVNAPRIEKEIMHVDLKMTPVNTAQDLLRKVPGLFIAQHAGGGKAEQIFLRGFDCDHGTDINVSADGIPVNIVSHAHGQGYADLHFLIPETIEGIDFGKGAYYADKGDLNTAGYVNFSTYNHISNNMVKLEGGAFNTMRAVGMFNLLGNEDAGKRNAYIATEYNYTNGPFDVRQNFNRVNVLAKYNQWLNEKDYIGIQFSTFTSGWNASGQIPERAVKDGIISRWGSIDPTEGGNTSRSNVALTYKRLINETEDWQSFFYYSRYKFNLYSDFTFFLHDPVYGDEIQQKDDRSIYGFDHTYTKRFNLPHSNITWQSGAGIRLDDIHNLELNHVYQRDSLLNREAYGTAMETNLQAYTGIEWRKGKWMINPAVRIDHFIFNYHDKLQSIPAGQDQEGTRVSPKLNFVYTASAVAQWYLKTGMGFHSNDVRVVMQQQGKDILPYSVGGDLGVILKPAKNLIIQPALWYLYLQQEFVYVGDEAVVEPSGKTKRMGADLSIRYQPLSWLYVDADINYAHGRFVDEPKATAYIPLAPVLTSTGGIAVKLPIGFSANLRYRYMKERPAIEDNSVTAKGYFVNDLALAYTQKRWEFTVQAQNLFNVNWNEAQFETTTRLRNEQAPVSELCFTPGMPFYLKAGVAVKF from the coding sequence ATGATGCATAAAAAACTTGCTTTACTGGGAGCCGGATTGGTGGGCTGTTCTGTGGCTTTTGCCCAACAGGCAGCACCACCGGAGGATACCAGTCATACCTGGGTGATGACAACACCCCTGACGCAAATTGTGGTGAATGCGCCGCGTATTGAAAAAGAAATCATGCACGTAGATCTGAAAATGACGCCGGTGAATACGGCGCAGGATCTGTTACGTAAAGTACCAGGATTGTTTATCGCACAACATGCCGGTGGTGGTAAAGCAGAGCAGATATTTCTGCGGGGCTTCGACTGTGACCATGGTACCGATATCAATGTCAGTGCAGACGGCATCCCGGTGAATATTGTATCCCATGCGCATGGGCAGGGATATGCAGATCTCCACTTTCTGATCCCGGAAACCATTGAAGGAATTGATTTCGGGAAAGGCGCTTATTATGCAGACAAAGGAGATCTGAATACCGCTGGTTATGTAAACTTCTCTACGTATAACCATATCAGTAATAATATGGTGAAGCTGGAAGGCGGCGCTTTCAACACCATGCGCGCCGTAGGGATGTTTAACCTGTTGGGTAATGAAGATGCCGGTAAACGAAATGCCTACATCGCTACGGAGTATAATTATACCAATGGCCCGTTTGATGTGCGGCAAAACTTTAACCGGGTAAATGTATTGGCAAAGTACAACCAGTGGCTGAATGAAAAGGATTACATCGGTATACAGTTTTCCACCTTTACTTCCGGCTGGAATGCCTCCGGACAGATTCCGGAGAGAGCCGTGAAAGATGGCATTATCAGTCGCTGGGGATCTATTGATCCTACAGAAGGAGGCAATACCTCCCGTTCCAATGTTGCGCTGACCTATAAGCGCCTGATCAATGAAACGGAAGACTGGCAGAGTTTTTTCTATTACTCCCGTTACAAGTTTAACCTGTATTCCGATTTCACCTTTTTCCTGCATGATCCGGTATATGGTGATGAAATACAGCAAAAAGATGATCGCAGTATTTACGGATTTGATCATACCTATACCAAACGTTTTAACCTGCCGCACAGCAATATTACCTGGCAAAGTGGTGCGGGGATTAGGTTGGATGATATCCACAACCTCGAACTGAATCATGTTTACCAGCGGGATTCCCTCTTGAACCGGGAGGCTTACGGTACGGCTATGGAAACTAACCTGCAGGCCTACACAGGAATAGAATGGCGGAAAGGCAAATGGATGATTAACCCGGCTGTACGGATCGATCATTTCATCTTTAATTACCACGATAAGCTGCAATCCATTCCTGCCGGACAGGATCAGGAGGGCACCCGGGTAAGTCCCAAGCTGAACTTTGTGTATACTGCCAGCGCGGTGGCGCAGTGGTATCTGAAAACCGGGATGGGTTTCCATTCCAATGATGTGCGGGTAGTGATGCAGCAGCAGGGGAAAGATATCCTGCCTTATTCGGTAGGCGGCGACCTGGGTGTTATCCTGAAACCGGCGAAGAATCTGATCATCCAGCCCGCGTTGTGGTACCTGTATCTGCAACAGGAATTTGTGTATGTAGGCGATGAAGCCGTGGTAGAACCTTCCGGCAAAACCAAAAGAATGGGTGCAGACCTGAGCATCCGTTATCAGCCGCTGTCCTGGCTGTATGTAGATGCTGACATTAACTATGCACATGGCCGGTTTGTGGATGAGCCGAAAGCTACTGCCTATATTCCGCTGGCGCCAGTACTCACCAGTACCGGCGGTATCGCGGTAAAGCTGCCCATAGGGTTTTCTGCCAACCTGCGTTATCGCTACATGAAAGAAAGACCTGCCATTGAAGACAACAGTGTCACTGCCAAAGGTTACTTTGTGAATGACCTGGCTTTGGCCTACACACAAAAACGCTGGGAGTTTACGGTGCAGGCGCAGAACCTGTTTAATGTGAACTGGAACGAAGCGCAGTTTGAAACAACCACCCGTTTGCGCAATGAGCAGGCGCCTGTTTCAGAGCTTTGTTTTACACCGGGCATGCCTTTCTACCTGAAAGCCGGCGTAGCGGTTAAGTTTTGA
- a CDS encoding urea transporter produces MNERTLFPGASFLRGVGQIMLQSNAWTGLLFLVGIFYDSTIMGLGALLAVVTGTLTAKLLRYDPEAINAGLYGFSATLVGVALTFYFQPVAVIWVAIVVGAILATVLQHRLITWNIPGFTFPFIVVTWICLYLFHHVWVVKDSADIVASLPVNDDFTLSTHGFGEVIFQGSVLAGLIFFIAVFINAPVAALYGVVGSILGAFISLQFAEPVPDIHMGLFSFNAVLCAIAFSGNKPRDGIFVLLSVVLSVLIDIQLLKMNLSVLTFPFVAASWITLLVKRLLPASWLV; encoded by the coding sequence ATGAATGAACGGACTTTATTTCCCGGCGCCTCTTTTCTGAGAGGGGTAGGGCAGATCATGCTGCAAAGCAACGCCTGGACTGGCCTGCTTTTCCTGGTGGGGATCTTTTACGACTCCACCATTATGGGACTGGGGGCCTTGCTGGCTGTGGTAACCGGCACACTTACGGCAAAGCTGCTGCGTTATGATCCGGAAGCAATCAATGCCGGCTTATACGGATTCAGCGCTACCCTGGTAGGCGTAGCACTTACCTTTTATTTTCAGCCGGTAGCAGTTATCTGGGTAGCTATTGTTGTGGGGGCTATACTGGCCACGGTATTACAGCATCGCCTCATTACCTGGAACATACCTGGGTTTACGTTCCCTTTCATTGTCGTAACCTGGATCTGCTTATACCTGTTTCATCATGTATGGGTGGTGAAAGACTCCGCAGATATTGTGGCCAGCCTGCCGGTGAATGACGATTTTACCTTATCTACCCATGGTTTCGGAGAAGTGATTTTTCAGGGAAGCGTGCTGGCCGGCCTGATATTTTTCATCGCCGTATTTATCAATGCCCCTGTGGCAGCCTTGTATGGCGTAGTGGGATCTATTCTGGGAGCCTTTATCTCCCTGCAGTTTGCAGAACCTGTGCCGGATATCCACATGGGATTGTTCAGCTTTAATGCCGTGTTGTGTGCCATCGCTTTCTCCGGCAATAAGCCGCGGGATGGCATTTTTGTGCTGTTGTCGGTCGTGCTTTCAGTGTTGATAGATATACAATTGCTGAAAATGAATTTATCGGTGTTAACCTTTCCGTTTGTAGCCGCATCGTGGATCACGTTGCTGGTGAAACGGCTGTTGCCGGCATCCTGGCTGGTTTAA
- a CDS encoding urease accessory protein UreD: MINKLSITSGFKQGRSYLKDTFFTRPFRVANVGEHKSDPALYLMVMSSSPGILDGDHYEITLTAEPYSRFQLQSQSYQRLFNMRKGAQQEQYIQLQEHSTFSYVQHPVVPHENAIFKGRNIIRMADDCRLTLGEIITCGRKHSGEVFRFQHFQNVTMIYHHEQLLLKDNVLLQPQLLSMAAVGQMEGYTHQGTLFYVDTGMTNLEALPDDIHALLEEEKDIAVGVSAAGQRAVVVRLLGNGGEQLFNCLRKVQQYLWKL, encoded by the coding sequence ATGATTAACAAGCTATCCATTACCAGTGGGTTTAAACAGGGAAGGTCTTATTTGAAAGATACTTTCTTTACCCGTCCGTTCCGGGTGGCTAATGTGGGAGAGCATAAAAGTGATCCTGCTTTATACCTCATGGTGATGAGTTCTTCACCAGGTATACTGGATGGGGATCATTATGAAATAACACTGACGGCAGAACCGTATAGCCGCTTCCAGTTACAGTCGCAATCGTATCAGCGTCTGTTTAATATGCGTAAAGGCGCACAGCAGGAGCAGTATATTCAGCTGCAGGAACACAGTACGTTCAGTTATGTACAGCATCCTGTGGTGCCGCATGAAAATGCCATTTTCAAAGGACGTAATATCATCCGGATGGCAGATGATTGCCGGCTGACGTTAGGCGAAATCATTACCTGCGGCCGCAAACATTCCGGTGAGGTATTCCGCTTTCAGCATTTTCAGAATGTAACGATGATCTATCATCACGAACAACTGTTGTTGAAAGACAATGTGCTGCTGCAGCCACAACTATTATCTATGGCGGCTGTCGGGCAAATGGAAGGCTATACGCACCAGGGTACTTTGTTTTATGTGGATACGGGTATGACCAATCTGGAAGCGTTACCGGACGACATACACGCGCTGCTGGAAGAAGAAAAAGACATCGCTGTGGGTGTATCTGCTGCCGGCCAGCGGGCTGTAGTAGTACGATTGCTGGGAAATGGCGGAGAACAGTTGTTCAACTGTTTGCGTAAAGTGCAACAATATTTATGGAAATTATAA
- the ureG gene encoding urease accessory protein UreG — MEARKYVKIGVAGPVGSGKTALIERLSRALMNHYSMGVITNDIYTKEDAEFLTKNSLLPRERIIGVETGGCPHTAIREDASMNLEAVDEMVIRFPEVELILIESGGDNLSATFSPDLADVTIFVIDVAEGDKIPRKGGPGITRSDLLVINKIDLAPYVHADLGVMERDARKMRTGKPFVFTNLMSLEGLDTVIGWIKKYALLEEVAEPALVR, encoded by the coding sequence ATGGAAGCAAGAAAATATGTAAAGATAGGCGTAGCCGGACCGGTAGGTTCCGGTAAAACAGCGCTGATAGAACGTTTGTCACGTGCACTCATGAATCATTATAGCATGGGTGTGATCACCAATGATATTTATACGAAAGAAGATGCGGAGTTCCTGACAAAAAACAGCTTATTACCCCGCGAGCGTATCATCGGCGTGGAAACAGGCGGATGCCCGCATACCGCTATCCGGGAAGATGCCAGCATGAATCTGGAAGCAGTGGATGAAATGGTGATCCGGTTTCCGGAAGTGGAGCTGATCCTCATTGAAAGCGGAGGCGATAACCTGTCTGCTACTTTCAGCCCGGACCTGGCAGATGTAACCATTTTTGTGATTGATGTGGCAGAAGGTGATAAGATCCCGCGTAAAGGAGGCCCTGGTATTACCCGCTCCGATTTGCTGGTGATTAATAAAATAGATCTCGCACCATATGTACACGCCGACCTGGGTGTGATGGAACGGGATGCTCGCAAAATGAGGACCGGCAAACCTTTCGTGTTTACCAACCTGATGTCATTGGAAGGATTGGATACTGTGATTGGCTGGATTAAAAAATATGCCTTGCTGGAAGAAGTGGCAGAACCGGCGTTGGTAAGATAA
- a CDS encoding urease accessory protein UreF produces the protein MKHPFLGHLLQLSDPTLPIGGYSHSNGLETYVQEGMVKDVATAHAYVQQMLTANLQYNDAAFVCLAYTATTAASLPALLTLDEEVTALKLPREIREASQKLGIRLMKVFNRQQSYPLAIDFTTAVQQKKTAGHYCIAYGMYACLLGIPLPEALFAFYYNAAVGMITNAVKLVPLGQLDGQDILFALQPVMQQLVENTLQLDRELVGICNIGFDIRCMQHERLYTRLYMS, from the coding sequence ATGAAGCATCCTTTCTTAGGGCACCTGTTGCAGTTGAGCGATCCTACCTTACCCATCGGCGGATATTCCCATTCCAATGGACTGGAAACCTACGTGCAGGAAGGAATGGTAAAAGATGTAGCCACGGCACATGCCTATGTACAACAGATGCTGACGGCCAATCTGCAATATAATGATGCGGCGTTTGTATGTCTTGCCTATACCGCAACAACAGCGGCATCGCTGCCGGCATTGCTGACGCTGGATGAAGAAGTGACTGCGTTGAAGCTGCCCCGTGAAATCCGGGAAGCCAGCCAGAAGCTGGGTATCCGGCTGATGAAAGTATTCAACCGGCAACAATCCTATCCGCTGGCCATAGATTTTACTACCGCCGTGCAGCAGAAAAAAACAGCGGGGCACTATTGTATTGCCTATGGGATGTATGCTTGTTTACTGGGCATTCCATTGCCGGAGGCATTGTTCGCATTTTATTACAATGCCGCCGTAGGCATGATTACCAATGCCGTGAAACTGGTGCCCCTCGGGCAACTGGATGGGCAGGATATCTTGTTTGCCCTGCAACCGGTGATGCAACAGCTGGTAGAAAATACGCTGCAGCTCGACCGGGAGCTGGTAGGTATCTGCAACATCGGATTTGATATCCGTTGTATGCAGCATGAAAGACTGTACACGCGTTTGTATATGTCGTAA
- the ureE gene encoding urease accessory protein UreE, which translates to MIIDTIIGNLDTTDTSGLQIDLLSLEWFETTKRILRKHTQGGMEIGIRFLKEGQRLKQGDILYRNDTKIVAVDILPSDAIVVTPRSLLEMGSVCYEIGNKHLPVFIQQDQVLIPFEEPIFRWLIASGYATTKEHTRLTNLLNANVQPHQHGSGSSLFSKIIGLAARQ; encoded by the coding sequence ATGATTATAGATACCATCATCGGTAACCTGGACACAACAGATACCAGCGGCCTGCAGATAGACCTGTTATCCCTGGAGTGGTTTGAAACCACCAAACGTATCCTGCGTAAGCATACACAGGGCGGTATGGAAATCGGTATTCGTTTTCTGAAAGAAGGACAACGGCTGAAACAAGGCGATATCCTGTATCGGAACGATACGAAAATAGTGGCGGTAGATATTTTGCCCAGTGATGCGATTGTGGTCACACCACGATCGCTGCTGGAAATGGGGAGTGTTTGTTATGAAATAGGGAACAAACACCTGCCGGTATTTATACAGCAGGACCAGGTACTGATTCCTTTTGAAGAACCGATATTCCGCTGGCTCATCGCCAGCGGATATGCTACCACAAAGGAACATACCCGACTGACCAATCTGCTGAATGCCAACGTACAGCCACATCAGCATGGTAGCGGCAGTTCCCTTTTTTCCAAAATCATTGGCCTGGCAGCCAGACAATAA
- the ureC gene encoding urease subunit alpha, with translation MSLRINKVKYANMYGPTVGDRVRLGDTDIIIEIEKDFNHYGDESKFGGGKTVRDGMSQSSTATRDQGVLDFVITNVVLIDHWGIVKGDLGIKDGKIVGFGKAGNPDTMDGIAPDMIIGASTEVHGGDGLIATAGGIDTHIHFISPQQVETALFSGVTTMIGGGTGPADGTNATTITPGKWFLERMLQAADSFPMNMGFFGKGNCATEAPIAEQIEAGALGVKIHEDWGATPSVIDASLKVADQYDVQVAIHTDTLNEAGFLEDTMAAINGRVIHTFHTEGAGGGHAPDIIKAAMYPNVLPASTNPTRPYTVNTIDEHLDMLMVCHHLSKNIPEDVAFADSRIRPETIAAEDILHDLGVFSIMSSDSQAMGRVGEVVTRTWQTADKMKKQRGALPEDAAGSNDNFRAKRYVAKYTINPAIAHGIANYVGSVEPGKFADIVLWKPALFGAKPEMIIKGGMIIASKMGDPNASIPTPQPVILRNMFGAYGKAIHKTCITFVSKVSLEKGIVAEYGLEKIVLPVSGCRTVGKKDLIHNDKTPDITVNPENYEVRVDGELITCEPVDTVPLAQRYFLF, from the coding sequence ATGAGCCTCAGGATCAATAAAGTAAAATATGCCAATATGTACGGCCCTACTGTAGGAGACCGCGTACGGCTGGGTGATACCGATATTATTATTGAAATAGAAAAGGATTTCAACCATTATGGTGACGAAAGTAAATTCGGCGGTGGTAAAACCGTGCGTGATGGTATGTCGCAGTCCAGCACAGCTACCCGCGATCAGGGCGTACTGGATTTTGTGATTACCAACGTCGTACTGATCGATCACTGGGGTATTGTAAAGGGAGACCTGGGTATCAAGGATGGTAAGATCGTTGGTTTCGGCAAAGCCGGTAACCCCGATACCATGGATGGTATCGCCCCGGATATGATCATCGGCGCTTCTACAGAAGTACACGGCGGCGATGGCCTGATCGCAACAGCCGGTGGTATCGATACACATATTCATTTTATCAGCCCGCAACAGGTGGAAACAGCTTTGTTCAGCGGGGTAACGACTATGATTGGTGGCGGTACCGGCCCGGCAGATGGCACCAATGCCACCACCATCACACCCGGCAAATGGTTCCTGGAACGCATGTTACAGGCAGCCGATTCGTTTCCGATGAATATGGGTTTTTTCGGTAAGGGTAACTGCGCAACGGAGGCACCCATCGCCGAACAGATAGAAGCGGGCGCTTTAGGCGTTAAAATTCATGAAGACTGGGGTGCTACGCCCTCTGTAATAGACGCCTCCTTAAAGGTAGCCGATCAATACGATGTGCAGGTAGCCATTCATACAGATACGCTCAACGAAGCCGGATTCCTGGAAGATACCATGGCGGCTATTAATGGCCGCGTGATCCACACCTTCCATACAGAAGGCGCTGGTGGCGGCCACGCACCCGATATCATCAAAGCGGCCATGTATCCGAATGTATTGCCGGCATCTACTAATCCTACCCGGCCCTACACGGTTAATACCATCGATGAACACCTGGATATGCTGATGGTATGTCATCACCTGAGTAAAAATATACCGGAAGATGTGGCGTTTGCAGATTCCCGCATCCGTCCGGAAACCATTGCTGCAGAAGATATCCTGCATGATCTGGGCGTATTCAGTATCATGAGTTCCGATTCACAGGCCATGGGGCGTGTAGGCGAAGTCGTTACCCGTACCTGGCAGACGGCGGATAAAATGAAGAAACAACGGGGCGCTTTACCAGAAGATGCAGCTGGCAGTAATGACAACTTCCGGGCGAAACGGTATGTGGCGAAGTATACCATCAATCCTGCCATTGCGCATGGTATTGCCAATTATGTAGGTTCTGTGGAGCCCGGGAAGTTCGCTGATATTGTGCTGTGGAAACCGGCCTTATTTGGCGCCAAACCGGAAATGATTATCAAAGGCGGTATGATCATCGCCAGCAAAATGGGCGATCCGAATGCCTCTATTCCAACGCCGCAACCCGTGATCCTGCGTAATATGTTTGGCGCTTACGGCAAAGCCATTCATAAAACCTGTATCACCTTTGTATCCAAGGTATCCCTGGAAAAAGGCATCGTAGCGGAATACGGCCTGGAAAAAATAGTGCTGCCGGTGAGCGGCTGCAGAACCGTTGGTAAAAAAGACCTGATCCACAACGATAAAACACCGGATATCACAGTCAACCCGGAAAACTACGAAGTAAGGGTAGACGGTGAACTGATTACCTGTGAGCCGGTAGATACTGTGCCATTGGCACAACGTTATTTCCTGTTTTAA
- a CDS encoding urease subunit beta, translating into MIPGEYFIADGDIICNAGRTPVTIKVVNTADRPVQIGSHCHFFEVNRKMSFDRAKAFGTRLNIAAGTAVRFEPGEEKEVELVPLAGARKAFGINNLTNGDTTTEADKAAAMAQLEVRHFKNEQR; encoded by the coding sequence ATGATTCCCGGAGAATATTTTATTGCTGACGGCGACATTATCTGCAATGCCGGTCGTACGCCTGTGACCATAAAGGTGGTGAATACCGCCGATCGCCCCGTGCAAATCGGCTCCCACTGCCACTTCTTTGAAGTAAACCGTAAAATGAGTTTTGACCGGGCCAAAGCATTTGGTACCCGCCTCAATATTGCTGCCGGTACTGCCGTGCGATTTGAACCCGGTGAAGAAAAAGAAGTAGAACTGGTGCCGTTGGCCGGCGCCCGCAAAGCCTTTGGTATTAATAATCTCACCAACGGCGATACCACTACTGAAGCCGATAAAGCAGCTGCTATGGCACAGCTGGAAGTACGCCACTTTAAAAACGAACAACGATGA
- the ureA gene encoding urease subunit gamma, with product MHLTPRESEKLLLHLAGELAAKRKARGLKLNYPESIAYISSHLMEAARDGRSVAELMQYGATLLTREEVMEGIPEMIHDVQIEATFPDGTKLVTVHDPIR from the coding sequence ATGCATTTAACTCCCCGAGAATCAGAAAAACTGCTGCTGCACCTGGCAGGTGAGCTGGCAGCAAAACGCAAAGCCCGCGGCCTTAAACTCAATTATCCGGAATCTATTGCCTACATCAGCAGCCACCTGATGGAAGCTGCCCGCGACGGAAGATCCGTAGCAGAGCTAATGCAATATGGCGCTACCCTCCTCACACGGGAAGAGGTGATGGAAGGTATCCCGGAAATGATTCATGATGTGCAGATCGAAGCCACTTTTCCCGATGGTACCAAACTGGTGACCGTACATGATCCTATTCGCTAA
- a CDS encoding helix-turn-helix domain-containing protein, whose product MKSSVRLFTNYEYKKLFLPGLSRQILQNDSKLQLYRIEDYLRNIVIPVLPYRTSFNFLIFVTQGTIVQQLEAAAHSITANSLLLIKQGSITATLEISADATGYFMVYENEIINNLSLKTNIRHFFFSSPFAVLPAVTVKWLDSLLQLIETELSLANGSIDIAISLFQSLLSKIIRQERTGEQALTRSLEIAFHFRELVQQHHLTQKSVLFYAHQLNISENYLNKCVKEATGKPPKQWINEIAILHSQILLQDLTRDIAGIAFEMNFQSASYFTRLFRKITGVSPSDYRKKITHS is encoded by the coding sequence ATGAAGTCATCTGTCAGATTATTCACCAACTACGAATATAAAAAGCTTTTTCTGCCGGGGCTTTCGCGGCAGATACTGCAGAATGATTCCAAATTGCAACTATACCGCATCGAAGATTATTTAAGGAACATTGTAATACCGGTATTGCCTTACCGTACCTCTTTTAACTTCCTGATATTTGTTACGCAGGGCACTATCGTGCAGCAACTGGAAGCAGCTGCTCATAGCATCACTGCCAATTCCCTGCTGCTGATCAAACAAGGAAGTATTACCGCCACCCTGGAAATATCTGCAGATGCCACAGGATATTTTATGGTATATGAAAATGAAATCATCAACAACCTCTCTCTCAAAACCAATATCCGGCATTTCTTTTTCTCCTCCCCTTTTGCAGTGCTGCCTGCTGTTACCGTCAAGTGGCTGGACAGCCTGCTGCAGCTGATTGAAACAGAACTGAGCCTGGCTAATGGTTCCATAGACATTGCCATCTCATTGTTTCAGTCCCTGCTGTCGAAAATCATCCGGCAGGAGCGCACCGGTGAACAGGCACTGACCAGAAGCCTGGAAATTGCCTTTCACTTCCGGGAGCTGGTACAGCAGCATCACCTGACCCAGAAGTCGGTATTGTTTTATGCCCATCAACTCAATATTTCAGAAAACTATCTCAACAAATGTGTGAAAGAAGCCACCGGCAAGCCGCCCAAGCAATGGATCAATGAGATAGCCATCCTGCACAGCCAGATCCTGCTGCAGGATCTCACCCGTGATATTGCCGGTATCGCTTTTGAAATGAACTTTCAATCTGCTTCCTATTTCACCCGGCTGTTCAGGAAAATCACTGGTGTATCGCCATCAGATTACCGGAAAAAAATCACTCATAGCTGA